A window of Nitrososphaerota archaeon genomic DNA:
AAACTTTGGTCTCCACCCAAGAGTATATGCTTGTTTCAACATTGCCCACCCTTCCGGTGGTATCATCAAGCCCATCACGATATCTGCACCAGACGCCTGTGCTTTCCTTATCATGTCTGTGAAATCGGTTGTTCCTAAAGGCACGTATACTTCATACACTACTTGGTATTTGTACTTCTCTGCAAAGCCTTTGTATAGGTTGCCGAAGGCCACACCTTCAGGAGAATCTTCCAAGAATAGAACCAGCTTTTTGTTGTTGAGTTCTGGTGGTACTGTCTCCAATGCTTGGAAGTATCGGGCTACGATGCTCACATCCGGATCAGCTATCGAGAAGAATATATTCCAAGTATATTCACGTTTAGGCATCATCTCCTGAACAACCTCTAAAGGTAGTGACGCGGTTATAATAGGCACACCATATCTTTCTGCAACCGTGCAGCCGGGCACACCTATGGGTGGCGTTCCAGAGCTTAACAGTGCAACAACCTTGTCTTCGAGAATAAGACGTTCAGTGTTTTTCGCACATTTATCCGGGCTGCTTTCATCGTCATATATAATGAGCCTTACAGGTAATTTCTTTCCCACCTCATCTACGTATATTCCGCCTTCTTCTTTGTTAATTTTATCCAACATATAACGGTAGCCAAAACTTAGATACTTCCCCCAGGTGGCGAGTTCACCACTCATAGGAACAGATGCCCCCACCCTAATCTCTTCTGGTCCACCAGCTGGCGCCATTATGTAGAAGTAGGACAAAGCGCCTGCCACTACGACAACCACGATTATGATTGCCACAACTATTGCTTTTAGTTTCGTTACCCCCTTTTTCTTCATAATTTTCTCACGCGCAATGTAAAGCGCAGCAGTTGTATAAATATGTTGTGGCACACCATAAACTCTGAAAGAACTTAACAGCCCTAAAGTAAACTTTGAGTCCAAATCTTCTCAAGCGAAGATAATCTGATCGACGGCCTGTCGACTTTTCAAGATTATAGGGTCTAATAAGTGCCAGGTTTCAGTCGTTTTTTCAAGGTTTGCCTTGCTGGTGCTATGGAGAACGTTTTAGAGGCCGTAAGAAAAACCATCTTAGATTTTGATTCAACTCCTTAAGAAATATTTAAATAGCTTTTCTACATAGAAGAACTGAGCGATTATGGCTGAAGAAAAGAAGGTCACTCGTAGGGGCTTTCTAACGGCTGCCGTATCTGCTGTTGTAGCTGGTGTTGTAGCTGGTGTAGGAGGGTATTATGCTGGGCTTGGTGCCGCTGGTCCAGCCGCAACCGTAACAGTGACTGCACCAGGCGGTACAGCAACAGTTACACGCACAACCACAGTAACAGCTCCACCAGTAACTACTACAGTAACAACAACCGCGGGTGCACCACCTGTAGGTCCGAAGGAGATTCTTATCGGCGCTTCTCTAGCTCTAACAGGTCCGATGGCGCCCTTTGACGCAGGTATAACCTTTGGCCACAAAGCGGCGGTTGAAGACATTAACAAGCTTGGCGGCGTCTACGTTAGGCAGTATGGTCGTAGGATTCCAGTTAGATATATCGTTTATAACAATGAGACAGAGCCTGCAAAAGCTGCTTCCTTAGCAGCTAAACTGATTCTTGAGGATGGGGTAATAGCCTTAGTGGGCGGCGATGGGCCGCCTGTAACCTGGAACCCAATCTGCGCTCAAGCTGAAAGGTATCAAACACCCATCGTCGCTGGTAGCCCTTGGGAGCCTTGGTGGGCTGGAGGACCATACAAGTATGCTTGGAGTATACTCTTTAGAATAGCTACGAAGCCCGGTGTTGCAACAGGTCATCCTTGGTTAGAAGGGAGGGTTGGCTACTGCTTAACCGATGTAGCTCTTGCCATAACCGACAAGTATGCTGATAAGACTAACAGAAGAGTCGCGGTGCTGGCTGCTGATGACGCAGATGGCAGAGGCTGGTATGAAGCTTTCCCGAACGTCTTAAAGGAAGCAGGTTACACACCTTGGAGAACGCCGCCACACACTGGTGAAAAGCTGGGTCTCTATCCACCTGGCACTACTGACTTCACAGGAATCATTAGGGCGTGGAAGGAAGCAGATTGTCAGATAATGTGGGCAAACTTACCAGGCGCAGACTTTGGCATAGTTGTCAAGCAGATGGCTGGCTTAGGTTATACACCAAAGCTGGGGTGGATAGCTAGAGGCGCGATGTTCTATGAAGACATCATGGCTTGGGGCGGGGATCTACCAGAAGGTTGGATAAGCGAAATAAAGTGGGATCCAAGATTCCCGCCTGAAATATGCCGAGGCATCGGCGACACAACACCGATGTCCCTCTTTGAAAGGTGGACCAAAGAGAAGGGTACCCCACCTGTCTATCAGCATACTTATACGATCGGTATGGGTTACTCTGCCATGCAGGTTCTGCTCGATGCTATTGAAAGAGCTGATAAATTAGATAAGGAATCTATCAACGAAGCGATAGCGGAAACCGCAGGATACTTTATGTCTGGGCACATAAGATTCTCAAAGACAGCGCATGACTCTCCAAACCCAATCATGTGCGGTCAATGGCAGAAAGTCGATAAACCGTGGAAATGGGAGATGAAGATCGTCTTCTCGCAGCACCCCTGGATGCAACCTGACGCTGACATGATCTTCCCAATACCATCTAAAGGGTGAGCAAATAAATACTATCTATATCCCTAAACCCATAAATTTTTTTTACCTCTTATATTTTTAGTAGGCGGGAGAAGGGATGGAAGTAATACTTGAAGGTAGCAATTTAAAGAAGTCCTTTGGGGGTGTAGTAGCGATAAGGAATTTATCCTTTAAACTGAAAAAAGGAGAGGTACTAGGTTTAATGGGACCGAACGGTGCAGGTAAAACCACAGCATTTAACCTAATTACTGGCGTCTATAAGCCTGATAGCGGTGTGATAAAGTATATGAACAGAGATATAACTGGTCTTCCACCGTATTTAACTTGTCGTCTTGGGATTGCTAGGACACATCAAATCCCAAGACCATTCTCCAACCTCTCAGTCTTTCAAAACGTTGTTGTTGCAGCTATGTATGGAGCTGGTTTGCATAAAACAGAGGCTGGAAAGAGGGCGCTTGAAGTTCTAGATATTATAGGTCTTTCGAGTAAAAAAGATGTTATAGCTGGGCATTTGCAGTTGGCAGAACTTAGAAGTCTTGAACTAGCTAGAGCCTTGGCAACTAAGCCTAAAGTACTGCTGGCAGATGAAATTGCAGCCGGTTTGACGGAAGCTGAGATTCCGCAGCTTCTTCAAATTCTAAAGACGATTAATGGTATGGGCGTATCTATAATCCTTGTTGACCATGTTATGAAGTTTCTGGTCGATGCAGTTAATAGAGTGATAGCTATAGCAAGCGGCGAAGTTATAGCTGAAGGCGAACCAAAAGAAGTATTACGTGACCCGAAGGTCATTGAGTCATATTTAGGGACTAACGTGATCGAAGGGAGTGGTGGGGTGTAATCGATGTCTGAAAGACCGTTGCTCAAGCTTGATCAAGTAAGCGTCTATTACGGCGACCTCTGTGCAGTACGAGACATAACACTTGAAGTTAGAAAAGGAGAGATCGTATCACTTATAGGAGCAAACGGCGCGGGTAAATCTACCATACTAAATACTATAATGGGTCTCACCCACCCAAAAACAGGATCTATAGAGTTTGATGGGAGAAGAATCGAAAGACTTGAAACACACGATATAATTCCGTTAGGGTTGGCGTTGGTGCCTGAGGGGAGAAGAATATTTCCCGAATTGAGTGTACTTGAAAACCTCCTCGCTGGCTCCTACACCCGTAGAGCAAGGCAGAATAAGCAACAGATGCTTAAAAGAGTCTTCGAACTCTTCCCAATTCTTGAAGAGAGAAAAAACCAGCTTGCAAGTACATTAAGTGGTGGTGAGCAGCAGATGCTAGCTATAGGTCGTGCTTTGATGACCGACCCAAAGATGATTCTTTTTGACGAGATTTCTTTAGGTCTTTCTCCTATCATCACGTTAAAGATCTATGAGACTATTAAGAAGATAAGGTCTGAAGGTGTAACCGTTCTGCTCGTTGAACAAAATGTAAGGCAGAGTCTTGCTGTGGCAGATAGAGCGTATGTTTTAAAAGCGGGGCGTATAGTGCTAAGCGGGGAGACGAAGGATTTAAGAGATGAGGAGGAGGTTAGGAAAGCGTACTTCGGCGCATAAAGGAGGGCGGAAACGATGAGTCTAGAAGTCATATCAAATCTGTTACCCCCAATTATTATGGGCTTCCTACTCGGCGGGCTATATTCGGTAATAGGATTTGGCCTCTCACTTGTATTTGGAGTTATGAGGATGGTGAACCTCGCCCACGGAAGCTTTGTCATCTTCGGCAGCTATTTCGCGTGGGTCTTGCTGACTACAGTAGGTTTAGACCCGCTCTTAAGCCTCGTCATAATACTGCCAATATCATTTGGCATCGGCTTTGGGCTTCAGAGATCACTTTTAAACAGACTCTATAGATTGGGTGTTGAGCCGCCTTTACTAACTACCTATGGAATAGCAATAATCCTCGCTTCAGCATACCTCCTAATATTTACACCATATAGCAGAGGGTTAGTAACGTCCTACTCTATAGGAAGTGCTGGATTTGGTGCCCTTACCTTTCCTCTTATCTTCATACTCGATTTTATAGCAGCTCTAATAACAATGATCTTCCTATACATACTCTTGAACAAAACCTATGTAGGGTTAGCAATCCGCTGCGCTACTCAAGATCCTCAAGCAGCTAAACTTGTGGGCATGAATATTAACCACATCTACGCGTTAACATTCGGTCTCGCAATAACCTTTGCCTCCTTAGGTGGCGTATTTTTAGGTCTGACCTACCCGTTTATCCCAGCTTCCTCCTTCACTTATCTAATAATTGCATTCGGCGTAGTTGTAGTCGGAGGACTGGGAAGCATGTTAGGAACGTTCATAGGCGGCATAGTTCTTGGTCTAGCGCAGACATTAGGCTACCACTTCTTTGGCATCGGCTATCAACTATTCATAACCTATCTTGTTATTCTGGTGATGCTCGTCATAAGACCACAAGGCATACTAGGTGTTAAGCGATGAGCAAGAAGATACGCGCCACAAAATTCCTATTACCACTGATCTGCCTAATAGCATTGATCATCTTACCCCTAAGCGGCATTCCTTGGTACTATTTCCACGTCCTCTTCATCTTCTTTACATACTTGATACTTGCTGAAATGTGGAATCTATTAGCTGGTTACTGTGGACTGATCTCACTAGGTCAACCAGCCTTCATCGGACTCGCAGGATATATGCTAGCCATCTCACTATACTACGGTCTATCACTTCCTTTATCTTTACTAGTAAGCTACCTAACCGTAGTTGCATTCGCTATTGTAATTTCCGTGCCGGTCTTTAGGTTAAGAGGCTTCTATTTCGTAATAGGCACTTGGATGATTCCTGAGGTAATTAGGCTTTGGTTCAATAACTGGAGACCCACTGGCGAAGTGTTGATAGGTGTAGGCGGTGGCGCTGGCTTCAGGGTTTTTGCAGGACTAACCCCGCAAACCCTTTATTATATTGCATTAGTAGCTGGCTTTGTTACCATCGTACTCAAACGCTACATCCTAACATCAAAGCTAGGAGTAGGACTTATGGCTATTCGCGATGACGAGAGGGCAGCAGAAAGCTGTGGGATAAACGTGTTAAGATGTAAGTTTTATGTGTTTGTGATAGCAGCCCTATTAACAGGGGTGGCAGGAACAATATTTTACCTCTTTCAAGGCCACATAGAACCTACGAATGCGTTCAGCATATACTGGACCAATATTATGCTTATTGCAGTCATTTTAGGTGGGATAGGTACCGAAGCCGGACCAATTATAGGCGCAGCTATAGTAGTTATACTTGAACAGCTGCTAGCAGCATACGGTGAGCTCAGTCAGATAATCTTGGGCGTACTCTTAATTGTCATAATCGTAACTATGCCTAGGGGTATATTGGGCACGATCTATAAGGTGCAGATCCATAAAACCCTCCTTAAGAAACTAGCAGCCACCTCGTAAAATAATATATTAGAGATCGCTTTCTCTTGGTTTTCTAACCTATTTATCAAGCACAGCTATGGCTTCTATCTCAACTTTTAGCTTTCTACTTACGCCGACATCAGCAGGTGGACGTACAAGTCCTTTAACCTCAATGGTTGTGCTCGCAAAGTTCATATGCTCGCCAAAATACTCTTTTTGCACATTATTCAATATATCCATCTCACTCATATCAGTTATATAGCGTTTTATAGCTACAATATTCTTAAAACTCGCGCCAGCCGCTTGTAGAATGGATTTTATGTTTTCAAATACCCTTCTAGCTTGCCCCTCCATATCTTCTGGGAAATCAAACTCCTCAGCCCTGTGAGGGTGACTATGATAAAGCGGAAGAGCGGTACAGCCTGAGATAAAGAGTAGAGAACCACCTGTAACTTTCACGGCTGGAACAAAAGGCATCCAACTTGTGGGCTCCTTTGGATGAATAATCTTCACCTCAACCATTACTTACCAACCTTTGAAATAAACGCCTTTTCCTCTTTAATAAATTTTATGTCAAGACGTGTCTTGTCTACTGTAACATCTCAGCGAAATATTAAGAAGAATCGACCACTTTCAAATATTTAAGTTTAGGTCTAGGGTTCTCATTTGATTTTCACGATTACTCTCGGTGGGTGCTAGTAAAAATAAGCTTTTTATACAACCTGTTATCTACCCCTCCTTGTGAGGTAAGATGGCTACTGTTTCGAAACCTTATCCCCCACCTGGCTTGGAATGGTGGACAAAGAAGGAGCCAGTTCTTGTAAAGCCGTCTGAAGTAAAATCAGTCGTCCCACCTAAGCACACCAACACTTCTTCCTTCCCACTGATACGTACTGAAAACTTGGAAGCATTTATAACCGAAATAAGACCAGGAGGCGTTGCTGAACCAGATGTTCATCCGATCTCTGAACACGCCTTCTACGTACTCTCAGGAAGAGGTAAATGGGTAATAGATGGGAAGGAATACATGTTGGAACCAGGAATGTTCATATGGATGCCTCCTGGCGCAAACCACGAAACGATAACGGTCGGCGACGAAACTCTACGATTATTCGTTCTGTTCGCTCCCAGTAGGATGAAAGAGAAGAAATAACAAGAATAAATTACACATATTTTTTTAGAAGGTTTTAGGGCATCATCTTAATTAACGCAGCCCCTCTTCTAAATAAATTTAAGGCTTATATAGTAGATCACAACAAACTATCTACCGGGATGTTGCAATGAGCTTTGGAGTTATGGGTGTTGATTTCGAGGAAAGGGTCAACTATGAGCGACTACGGAAAGAGAGATTGGAGCGAGCGAAAGAGCAGGTTAAACGCTATAATCTTGGTGCAATACTCTGCTTTGATTTTGACAACATTCGCTACCTTACGAGTACACATGTTGGCGAATGGGCTAGAAATAAGATGCAACGATATGCCATCCTACCAGTAGATTCTGAGCCTATACTTTTTGACCCGGCTGCCCCGGCGAAAAGAAAGACAAGCCCTTGGATTGCTGATAGAGTCTTCCCCGCTGTGGGTTCGATGAGGGGGTCAATACCACCGGAAGTTGGTATGATAGAGAAAGTTGCCGATAGTATAGTCAATGTTTTAAAGAAGCATAAGGTTGCCGATCTACCGTTAGGAGTAGACATTATCGATATTCCTCTAATGGATGCTTTGTCTAAAAGAGGGGTTAAAGTCGTTGACGGGCAGCAAGCGATGCTGGATGCTAGAATCGTTAAGACTAAAGACGAGATCGAGCTGCTTACACTAGCCGCTTCTATGGTTGACGCCGCATATGCGGAGGTAGCAAGGAACCTTAAGCCGGGTGTAAGAGAGAATGAGTTAGTTGCTTTGGTCAACGATGTGCTATATAGCCTTGGTTCAGATTTGGTTGAATGCGTAAACGTCGTTTCCGGCCCAAGAGGCGCCCCGCACCCGCACGTCTTCGCTGACCGAATAATCAGGCCTGGGGATATGGTTTACCTTGACATTATGCACTCCTTTAACGGCTACCGCACCTGCTACTATAGAACTTTCGTCGTCGGTAAGCCTACTAAAGCGCAGTTAGAAGCGTATGAGCAAGCTTGGACTTGGCTAAAGAACTCCATTGATGCTGTAAAACCGGGTGCAACTACAGCCGATATAGCGAGGTGTTGGCCTTCTGCCGAAGAACTCGGCTTTAGGAACGAAGAAGAAGCATTTCTACTCCAATTCGGTCACGGCGTTGGACTAAGCATCTGGGAAAAGCCAGTTATTTCAAGGTTATTCTCACTTGAACACCCATTCAAGATACAGAAAGGCATGGTCTTTGCGCTAGAAACGTGGTGCCCCTCTAAAGACGGCAGAGGCGCCGCTAGAATCGAGGAAGAAGTCGTAGTAACAGATGTGGGCAGCGAAAGGTTATTTAGGTTCCCCGCTGAGGAACTTACCTGTTGCCCAATCTACTAGAGGTGGTGGAGTATGAGTAGTGGTGAAAAAAGGGTAGTCGGTTTCGCTGGTCTAGGTCTGATGGGAAGCCCTATGGCGAAGAACATTCTGAAAAATGGGTATCCACTTTACGTCTGGAACAGAACCCCAACTAAAATCGAGGACCATGTGAAGCTAGGAGCTAAAGTTGCTAAAAGTCCGAAGGAGCTCGCCGAAAAATCCGACGTAATAATATGTATGTTAGCTACACCAGCAGCTACAGAAGATGTAGTCTTCGGTAGAAACGGGCTACAAGGAAACGGTATCCTGGACGGCTTCAGTAGCGGAAAGATCCTAATAGATATGAGCACTAACTTACCTAGCGTTGTAAAGAAGATCGCAGAATCTGTAAGGAAGAAGGGTGGCGAATTTGTCGATGCACCAGTAATAGGTAGTGTGAAGCCTGCTACTGAAGGAACTTTGACTATCCTTGCTGCTGGTAAAAAAGAAGTCGTAGATAGAGTGAAGCCAATATTAGAAACGATGGGTAAAAAGATATGGTACGTTGGCGAAACTGGCTCAGGCTGCGCGATGAAATTAACCATGAATCTACATCTCCATATAGTAACAGGTGCCTTCGCCGAAAGCATTACATTTGGTGCTAAAGCTGGTCTTGACCCTGCACTGATAGTCGAAATACTAAATAATAGCATCTTCAAAACTTACATAAGCGAGACCAAAGGGAAGAAAGTTATAGATGGGGATTGGACAGCCGCCTTTACGCTTGAATTAGCAGCTAAAGATACACGTCTAGCAGTTGAGTTAGCCAGAGAAGTAGGAGCAGTAGTGCCTCTGGGAAGCCTTGTTGAACAACTATATAATACCGCTATAGCTAATGGGATGAAGAGCCTAGATTATTGTGCCTTAGCAGCGATGTATGAAAGACTAAGTAATGTTAAGGTATCAAAGGCTTCATCCTCCTAAATTTTATCTTCATTTTTTCTAATTTATCAGAACTTGAACAAGTAAAAATTATATAGTGTTTTTGTCACAGCTGACGTTGGGGCTAAAGGGTTGAAGAAGATAGAGACTAACCAATTAATATGGATGTATACGAAGATGGTTGAAATAAGGCGCTTTGAAGAGAAGATTAATGAAGAATACAATAAGGGATTGGTTCCTGGCTTGGTTCATCTTTATGTGGGGCAGGAGGCTGTTGCGGTAGGCGTCTGCGCAAACCTAACTAAGGATGATTATGTTGTTGGCACTCATCGTGGGCACGGTCTAGCGATAGCAAAAGGTGTGCCTTTGGATAAACTTGCGGCTGAAATTATGGGGAAGGAGAGTGGTTGCTGTAAAGGTAGGGGTGGGTCGATGAGAGTAGCATATCTTGAATCAGGTCTGCTCTATTCGTGCCCAATAGTAGGCACAAACCTACCCTTAGCCACAGGCGTAGGATTATCGATCAAATTGCGTGGGACAGATCAAGTAGCTGTTTCCTTCTTTGGTGATGGTGCGTCAAACACAGGAGATTTCCACGAGTCGTTAAATCTTGCGTCTGTTTGGAAATTACCTGTAGTCTTCGTTTGCGAAAATAATAGCTATGCGATCTCAGTTCACATTAAGAAGTCGACCGCTGTAGAAGATATCTATAAAAGGGCGGTAGCATATGGTATCCCAGGAGTAATGGTAGATGGGAACGACGTTCTAGCAGTCTATGAAGCTGCGCAGCAAGCGGTTCAAAGAGCAAGGGCGAAGGAGGGTCCTACGCTAATCGAATGCAAAACTTATAGAACAGTAGGACATGGCACGACAGACCCCGGAACTACTTACAGAAGTAAGGAAGAGGTAGAAGAATGGAAGAAGAGATGTCCGATTAAACGGTTTAGAGAATATTTGGTTGTAAACGGTGTAGTTTCAGAAGAGCAGCTTCGGCAAATCGAAAAAGAAGTGGAGGTTCGGGTTGAGGAAGCTATAAGGTTCGCTGAGCAAAGCCCCTATCCTCCTCCAACCGCTCTTATGGATTATGTTTATTGAGAGGTGAGAGCGTTGAGAGAAATAACCTATGTGGAGGCCTTGAACGAAGCCTTACGTGAAGAAATGCGCCGTGATGAGCGTGTAATAATATTAGGCGAAGATGTGCAACTGGGATATTCCGGACGAGGCGGTCTCTTTTTAGTGACTGCGGAGTTAATGAAGGAATTCGGCGCTGAGCGGGTGAGGGATACGCCTATCTCTGAAGAGGGTTTCGTTGGAGCGGCTATTGGTGCGGCATTAACTGGTTTAAGGCCTGTCGTTGAAATCATGTATGCAGACTTCCTACTTCCTTGCATGAATCAAATCGTTAATGTTGCAGCTAAGCTGAGGTACTCGACAGGCGGGCAGCTAAAGGTTCCTATTGTAATTAGAGCGATGATTGGGCAAGGTAGGGGTGTGGGAAGTGACCACTCGCAGGTCCTTATACCTTGGTTTATGAATGTACCGGGCTTGAAAGTAGTCGCACCCTCTACTCCCTACGATGCAAAGGGGCTACTAAAGAGTTCTATAAGGGACGAAAGCCCGATAATGTTCTTTGAGCCTTTCCTACTCTATAGGACGAAGGGACCTGTACCAGAAGAGGAATATCTTATCCCGATAGGAAAGGCGGATGTGAAGAAGAAAGGGAAAGATGTTACTTTAGTTGCGATCTCTACAATGGTGCCACGTGCACTATCTGCCGCAGAAAAGCTTGAGAAAGAAGGCATTAGTGTTGAAGTAATCGACCCACGCACATTAATACCCCTCGATAAAGAGACTATTCTTAACTCTGTAAAGAGGACGAATCGACTAGTAATCGCTGAAAGCAGTGTTAAGACCTGCGGGGTAGGTGCTGAAATCAGCAGCATGGTTGTTGAAGAAGCTTTTGACTATCTAGACTCGCCCATTAAGCGCGTAGCTGCGCCTCACGTACCTGCTCCTGCTGCACCAACTTTGGAGAAGCTTACGATTCCAGATGAGAACGATATTATAAAGGCTGTTAAAGAGCTTGTTGAGGGGTAGGTGGTTAGGGTGAAGGTCGTTATAATGCCTAAACTCGACCTAGCTATGGATAGTGGAAGCATCGTTGAATGGTTTAAAAAAGAAGGTGAAAGCGTTAAAGAAGGTGAACCGATTCTCACAATAATGACACAGAAAGTAACGACTGAAATAACTTCACCAGCTAATGGCGTACTGCACAAAATATTGGCAGAAGTAAATGAAGAAGTGCCAGTAGGGGAACCCATCGCTGTGATTGCGGAAGAAGGCGATGATATTGAAGCCGTTAACAAACAGGTAAAAGAGATTTTGGAGAAGAGAGTCTCAGCTAAGGTTGAAGTGAAGGAGGTAGTAGAAGAAGTCAAGGAGGAGGTAAAGGAAATAGAATTAAAAGAGGAAGAGAGGGTAAGAATATCGCCCGCTGCGCGAAAACTAGCGGAAGAATATGGCATCGATATTCAGCAAATAAAGGGTACTGGTCCTCAAGGAAGAATAACTAAAGAGGATGTTCTGAGAGTTGTAGAAGAACTAAAGGCTAAGAAGGGGAAGATTATACCCATAACTGGAATTAGGAAGATAATTGCTGAAAGGATGAGTCTAAGCCATAAGATCATACCGCCTGTAACATACTGTATGGAAGTAGATGCTACAGATATGGTTGCTGTTCGAAGAATGTTTAAAGAAAGAGAGAACATTGACTTATCGTATAACACTCTTATCATCAAGGCTGTTGCCAAAGCTCTATTAGATTACCCGATCTTTAACTCGACGGTTGAAGGCGAAAACGTAAGATTGATAGACGATATAAATATTGGGTTGGCAGTAGCTACGGATTATGGGCTCGTAGTACCAATTATCCACAACGCAGATAAGAAGGAAGACATTAGAGAACTCGACAAAATAGTTAGAGATTTAATTGAGCGGGCTAGACAAAACAAGCTTAGCATCGATGAAGTAACAAATGGTACCTTCATAGTAACCAATCTAGGCATGTTTAAAATAGACATCTTTACACCAATAATATTCCCAGATCAAGTCGCTATACTGGGGGTTGGCAGAATGGTCGAGAAGCCTGTGGTTGCTGATGGGCAGATCAAGATCAAACCAATTCTAACACTATCTCTAACAGCGGATCATAGGGTCATAGACGGGGCATTAGCTGCAACATTCCTTAATAGAGTTACAGAATACTTAGAGAAAATCTCATCGCTAGTCCAGTAGAGTAAAAGCAGCTCTGACGGACTACAATATTTTAATCTAACCTTTTTACCTCTGAGCGAAGAAGATGGAAGAGTGGAGAGTCCTCGACTCAAGGTCGTTTGATCCATACCGAAATATGGCGATAGAGGAAGCTGTGCTGCTAGCTGTCAATGAGGCGAAGGTACCCAATACCATCCGTTTCTGGAGAAACACAGAATCTGTAATTGTAGGTCGTTCACAAAAGATAGAAGAAGAGGTTAATTTAGATAAGTGTACTAAACTCGGCGTGAAGATCTTACGCAGATTTACCGGAGGCGGGGCAGTGTATCACGATCTTGGCAACCTCAATTGGAGTATTGTTATGAATAGAAGTAGTATCCTATATCCTAAAAAGATCTTAGAAATATATAAAGAAGCTTGCGGGGCGATCGTTGAAAGCTTAAGATATTTAGGCGTAGATGCTAAATTCGAAGAACCAAACAATGTTACTGTAGACGGGAAAAAAGTATCGGGTTCAGCCGCATATATCAAAAAGAATGCAGCTCTATGCCACGGCACACTTTTATTGAATGCTAATTTAGCAAACCTCAACAATGTGCTGAGCCGCCCACGTTATGTGGTAACAAATATCATAAATGAGTCAGAAAAACGGTCCTCTCTCACTATTTCACTACTTAAAAAAGCTATACTCCTTAACTTTAGTAAGCTTTATCGAATCAAGTTTAAAGCTGGCAAGTTGAGTCAATACGAAACGAGGTTAGCCTCATTATTCGAGACGAAATACAGATCCAGCCCCTGGAACTTTAAAGGAATATATAAACAAAGCATTTGAGATGCCAATTATTTGCGCTAATTCAACCCCTTCTGCTCCCGGGTGGAGGATACTGTTTAATTTAATGTTTTGGTGAATACATTTTTCTTCTTCTGAAACTCTCCACAATGATAAAGATTTTTATAGGAAATGCTCTCTTATCCCTATTGAGAAGGATATGGGAGAACTAGATGTCGATTCAAAATATCTACATGGCCTACTTGACCCAAAATACATCGGCAAACCCGAGGACGTTCTGAAAAAGGTT
This region includes:
- a CDS encoding lipoate--protein ligase family protein; amino-acid sequence: MEEWRVLDSRSFDPYRNMAIEEAVLLAVNEAKVPNTIRFWRNTESVIVGRSQKIEEEVNLDKCTKLGVKILRRFTGGGAVYHDLGNLNWSIVMNRSSILYPKKILEIYKEACGAIVESLRYLGVDAKFEEPNNVTVDGKKVSGSAAYIKKNAALCHGTLLLNANLANLNNVLSRPRYVVTNIINESEKRSSLTISLLKKAILLNFSKLYRIKFKAGKLSQYETRLASLFETKYRSSPWNFKGIYKQSI
- a CDS encoding 2-oxo acid dehydrogenase subunit E2; this encodes MKVVIMPKLDLAMDSGSIVEWFKKEGESVKEGEPILTIMTQKVTTEITSPANGVLHKILAEVNEEVPVGEPIAVIAEEGDDIEAVNKQVKEILEKRVSAKVEVKEVVEEVKEEVKEIELKEEERVRISPAARKLAEEYGIDIQQIKGTGPQGRITKEDVLRVVEELKAKKGKIIPITGIRKIIAERMSLSHKIIPPVTYCMEVDATDMVAVRRMFKERENIDLSYNTLIIKAVAKALLDYPIFNSTVEGENVRLIDDINIGLAVATDYGLVVPIIHNADKKEDIRELDKIVRDLIERARQNKLSIDEVTNGTFIVTNLGMFKIDIFTPIIFPDQVAILGVGRMVEKPVVADGQIKIKPILTLSLTADHRVIDGALAATFLNRVTEYLEKISSLVQ